A genomic segment from Callithrix jacchus isolate 240 chromosome 8, calJac240_pri, whole genome shotgun sequence encodes:
- the THBS1 gene encoding thrombospondin-1, protein MGLAWGLGLLFLLQVCGTNRIPESGGDNSVFDIFELTGAARKGSGRRLVKGPDPSSPAFRIEDANLIPPVPDDKLQDLVDAVRAEKGFLLLASLRQMKKTRGTLLALERKDHSGQVFSVVSNGKAGTLDLSLTVQGKQHVVSVEEALLATGQWKSITLFVQEDRAQLYIDCEKMENAELDVPIQSVFTRDLASIARLRIAKGGVNDNFQGVLQNVRFVFGTTPEDILRNKGCSSSTNVLLTLDNNVVNGSSPAIRTNYIGHKTKDLQAICGISCDELSSMVLELRGLRTIVTTLQDSIRKVTEENKELANELRRPPLCYHNGVQYRNNEEWTVDSCTECRCQNSVTICKKVSCPIMPCSNATVPDGECCPRCWPSDSADDGWSPWSEWTSCSTTCGNGIQQRGRSCDSLNNRCEGSSVQTRTCHIQECDKRFKQDGGWSHWSPWSSCSVTCGDGVITRIRLCNSPSPQMNGKPCEGEARETKACKKDACPINGGWGPWSPWDICSATCGGGVQKRRRLCNNPAPQFGGKDCIGDVTENQICNKQDCPIDGCLSNPCFAGVKCTSYPDGSWKCGACPPGYSGNGIQCRDVDECKEVPDACFNHNGEHRCKNTDPGYNCLPCPPRFTGSQPFGQGVEHATANKQVCKPRNPCTDGTHDCNKNAKCNYLGHYSDPMYRCECKPGYAGNGIICGEDTDLDGWPNENLVCVANATYHCKKDNCPNLPNSGQEDYDKDGIGDACDDDDDNDKIPDDRDNCPFHYNPAQYDYDRDDVGDRCDNCPYNHNPDQADTDNNGEGDACAADIDGDGILNERDNCQYVYNVDQRDTDMDGVGDQCDNCPLEHNPDQLDSDSDRIGDTCDNNQDIDEDGHQNNLDNCPYVPNANQADHDKDGKGDACDHDDDNDGIPDDRDNCRLVPNPDQKDSDGDGRGDACKDDFDHDSVPDIDDICPENVDISETDFRRFQMIPLDPKGTSQNDPNWVVRHQGKELVQTVNCDPGLAVGYDEFNAVDFSGTFFINTERDDDYAGFVFGYQSSSRFYVVMWKQVTQSYWDTNPTRAQGYSGLSVKVVNSTTGPGEHLRNALWHTGNTPGQVRTLWHDPRHIGWKDFTAYRWRLSHRPKTGFIRVVMYEGKKIMADSGPIYDKTYAGGRLGLFVFSQEMVFFSDLKYECRDS, encoded by the exons ATGGGGCTGGCCTGGGGACTAGGCCTCCTGTTCCTGTTGCAAGTGTGTGGTACCAACCGCATTCCAG AGTCTGGGGGAGACAACAGCGTGTTTGACATCTTCGAACTCACCGGGGCTGCCCGCAAGGGATCTGGGCGCCGACTGGTGAAGGGCCCTGACCCTTCCAGCCCAGCTTTCCGCATTGAGGATGCCAACCTGATCCCCCCTGTGCCTGATGACAAGCTCCAAGACCTGGTGGACGCTGTGCGGGCAGAGAAGGGTTTCCTCCTTCTGGCCTCCCTGAGGCAGATGAAGAAGACCCGGGGCACGCTGCTGGCCCTGGAGCGGAAAGACCACTCTGGCCAGGTCTTCAGCGTGGTCTCCAATGGCAAGGCGGGCACTCTGGACCTCAGCCTGACGGTTCAAGGAAAGCAGCATGTGGTGTCTGTGGAAGAAGCTCTCCTGGCAACCGGCCAGTGGAAGAGCATCACCCTGTTTGTGCAGGAAGACAGGGCCCAGCTGTACATCGACTGTGAGAAGATGGAGAACGCTGAGCTAGACGTCCCCATCCAAAGCGTCTTCACCAGAGACCTGGCCAGCATCGCCAGACTCCGCATCGCAAAGGGGGGCGTCAATGACAATTTCCAG GGGGTGCTGCAGAACGTGAGGTTTGTCTTTGGAACCACACCAGAAGACATCCTCCGGAACAAAGGCTGCTCCAGCT CTACCAATGTCCTCCTCACCCTTGACAACAACGTGGTGAATGGTTCCAGCCCTGCCATCCGCACGAACTACATTGGCCACAAGACAAAGGACCTGCAGGCCATCTGCGGCATCTCCTGTGATGAGCTGTCCAGCATGGTCCTGGAGCTCAGGGGCCTGCGCACCATTGTGACCACGCTGCAGGACAGCATCCGCAAAGTG ACTGAAGAGAACAAAGAGTTGGCCAATGAGCTGAGGCGGCCTCCCCTATGCTATCACAACGGAGTTCAGTACAGAAATAATGAGGAATGGACGGTTGATAGCTGCACGGAGTGTCGCTGCCAG AACTCTGTTACCATCTGCAAAAAGGTGTCCTGCCCCATCATGCCCTGCTCCAATGCCACAGTTCCTGATGGAGAATGCTGCCCTCGCTGTTGGC CCAGCGACTCTGCAGACGATGGCTGGTCTCCATGGTCGGAGTGGACCTCCTGTTCTACGACCTGTGGCAATGGAATTCAGCAGCGTGGCCGCTCCTGCGATAGCCTCAACAACCGATGTGAGGGCTCCTCAGTCCAGACACGGACCTGCCACATTCAGGAGTGTGACAAGAGAT TTAAACAGGATGGTGGCTGGAGCCACTGGTCCCCATGGTCATCGTGTTCTGTGACATGTGGTGATGGCGTGATCACAAGGATCCGGCTCTGCAACTCTCCCAGCCCCCAGATGAATGGGAAGCCCTGTGAAGGCGAAGCTCGGGAGACCAAAGCCTGCAAGAAAGACGCGTGCCCCA TCAATGGAGGCTGGGGTCCTTGGTCACCATGGGACATCTGTTCTGCCACCTGTGGAGGAGGGGTACAGAAACGTAGGCGGCTCTGCAACAACCCCGCACCCCAGTTTGGAGGCAAGGACTGCATTGGTGATGTGACCGAAAACCAGATCTGCAACAAGCAGGACTGTCCAATTG ATGGATGCCTGTCCAATCCCTGCTTTGCTGGTGTGAAGTGTACCAGCTACCCAGATGGCAGCTGGAAATGTGGTGCTTGTCCCCCTGGTTACAGTGGAAATGGCATCCAGTGCAGAGATGTTGATGAG TGCAAAGAAGTGCCCGACGCCTGCTTCAACCACAATGGGGAGCACAGGTGTAAGAACACGGACCCCGGCTACAACTGCCTGCCCTGCCCCCCGCGCTTCACCGGCTCACAGCCCTTCGGCCAGGGTGTCGAACATGCCACAGCCAACAAGCAG GTGTGCAAGCCTCGTAACCCCTGCACGGATGGGACCCACGACTGCAACAAGAACGCCAAGTGCAACTACCTGGGCCACTATAGTGACCCCATGTACCGCTGTGAGTGCAAGCCTGGGTACGCTGGCAATGGCATCATCTGCGGGGAGGACACAGACCTGGACGGCTGGCCCAATGAGAACCTGGTGTGTGTGGCCAATGCGACTTACCACTGCAAAAAG GATAATTGCCCCAACCTCCCCAACTCAGGGCAGGAAGACTATGACAAGGATGGAATTGGTGATgcctgtgatgatgatgatgacaatgataaaATTCCAGATGACAGG GACAACTGTCCATTCCATTACAACCCAGCCCAGTATGACTACGACAGAGATGACGTGGGAGACCGCTGTGACAACTGCCCTTACAACCACAACCCAGATCAGGCAGACACAGACAACAATGGGGAAGGAGATGCCTGTGCAGCAGACATTGATGGGGACG GCATCCTCAATGAACGGGACAACTGCCAGTACGTCTACAATGTGGACCAGAGAGACACTGACATGGATGGGGTTGGAGATCAGTGTGACAACTGCCCCTTGGAACACAATCCAGATCAG CTGGACTCTGACTCAGACCGCATTGGAGATACCTGTGACAACAATCAGGATATTGATGAAGATGGCCACCAGAACAATCTGGACAACTGTCCCTATGTGCCCAATGCCAACCAGGCTGACCATGATAAAGATGGCAAGGGAGATGCCTGTGACCACGATGATGACAACGATGGCATTCCTGATGACAGGGACAACTGCAGACTCGTGCCCAATCCTGACCAGAAGGACTCTGACG GTGATGGTCGAGGTGATGCTTGCAAAGATGATTTTGACCATGACAGTGTGCCAGACATCGATGACATCTGTCCTGAGAATGTTGACATCAGTGAGACCGATTTCCGCCGATTCCAGATGATTCCTCTGGATCCCAAAGGGACATCCCAGAATGACCCTAACTGGGTTGTACGCCATCAGGGTAAAGAACTCGTCCAGACTGTCAACTGTGATCCTGGACTTGCTGTAG GTTATGACGAGTTTAATGCTGTGGACTTCAGTGGCACCTTCTTCATCAACACGGAAAGGGACGATGACTATGCTGGttttgtctttggctaccagTCCAGCAGCCGCTTCTATGTTGTGATGTGGAAGCAAGTCACCCAGTCCTACTGGGACACCAACCCCACGAGGGCTCAGGGATACTCGGGCCTTTCTGTGAAAGTTGTGAACTCCACGACAGGGCCTGGCGAGCACCTGCGGAATGCCCTGTGGCACACAGGAAACACCCCTGGCCAG gtGCGCACCCTGTGGCATGACCCTCGTCACATAGGCTGGAAAGATTTCACCGCCTACAGATGGCGTCTCAGCCACAGGCCAAAGACGGGTTTCATTAG aGTGGTGATGTATGAAGGGAAGAAAATCATGGCTGACTCAGGACCCATCTATGATAAAACCTATGCTGGTGGTAGACTAGGGTTGTTTGTCTTCTCTCAAGAAATGGTGTTCTTCTCCGACCTGAAATATGAATGTAGAG